In the genome of Doryrhamphus excisus isolate RoL2022-K1 chromosome 11, RoL_Dexc_1.0, whole genome shotgun sequence, one region contains:
- the sms gene encoding spermine synthase, with translation MALRHYTLDFSLSSAVDSASTVPSLLSIFHEQEMTEIVHDTDGRGYLATFVGKNGRLVILRVHAHGLLTIDLQCYDGDNIAQLDNLLNTLEMKLKVLLNGKITRIKRLPPLIRGAKVDRYWPTTDGRLTEYDIDRVLYDEDSAYQNIKILHSQQFGNILVLNGDVNLADSDLPYTEAIMGGGKEDYTGKEVLILGGGDGGILAQAVKQKPKMITMVEIDQKVIDGCKMYMRKTCGNVLDNLKGDCYQILVEDCVPVLKKYVQEGRTFDYIINDLTAVPISTEPEEDSTWEFLRLILDLSIKVLHPKGKYFTQGNSANLTEALSLYEEQLGRLSCPVDFSKKVVCVPSYMELWVFYTVWKK, from the exons ATGGCACTGCGACACTATACCCTCGACTTCAGCCTCTCGTCGGCAG TTGACTCTGCATCAACAGTCCCCAGCCTGCTGTCCATATTTCATGAACAGGAAATGACAGAGATCGTACATGACACAGACGGGCGCGGATACCTTGCCACCTTTGTCGGAAAGAATGGCAG GCTTGTGATTCTGCGTGTGCACGCCCACGGGTTGCTCACTATCGACCTGCAATGTTATGACGGCGACAACATTGCTCAGCTAGACAAT CTTTTAAACACACTGGAGATGAAACTGAAAGTTCTGTTAAATGGCAAGATTACCCGCATTAAAAG GCTGCCGCCTCTCATCCGAGGAGCCAAAGTGGACAGATATTGGCCCACCACTGACGGAAGACTGACCGAGTACGACATAGACCGTGTGTTATACGACGAAGACTCTGCTtaccaaaatatcaaaatattgcaCTCGCAGCAGTTTGGGAACATCCTGGTCCTTAATGGAGATGTCA ACCTGGCAGACAGTGACTTGCCCTACACTGAAGCCATCATGGGCGGCGGCAAGGAGGACTACACTGGCAAGGAGGTGCTGATTTTAGGGGGAGGTGATGGAGGCATCCTGGCTCAGGCTGTCAAACAAAAGCCAAAGATGATCACCATGGTGGAGAT CGATCAGAAGGTGATTGACGGGTGCAAAATGTACATGAGGAAGACCTGCGGCAATGTGTTGGATAACCTGAAGGGAGACTGTTACCAA ATTCTAGTGGAGGACTGTGTCCCTGTGCTCAAGAAGTACGTCCAGGAGGGAAGAACCTTCGACTACATCATTAACGACCTCACCGCAGTCCCAATATCAACAGAACCAGAAGAAG ATTCCACGTGGGAGTTCCTGCGTCTCATTTTGGATCTGTCAATAAAGGTCCTGCATCCTAAGGGGAAATATTTCACACAG GGCAACAGTGCAAACCTGACAGAAGCACTGAGTCTGTACGAGGAGCAGCTGGGAAGACTGTCGTGTCCCGTGGACTTCTCCAAAAAAGTGGTTTGTGTTCCCTCCTACATGGAGTT GTGGGTTTTCTACACGGTGTGGAAGAAGTGA
- the LOC131138095 gene encoding serine-rich adhesin for platelets, protein MWIKSSSSGSSCTNVFTSFVSSHLTKTLPLLVLLTGLVSCNQTSTTPPSVAGVLYYFIDITVDVTGPTKNESEITSWLQQVFQTKLESCISPYDEHNSTATPTALPTTSANGTTTLSQGHSSSSPTKNVTQSTSATTLQTSNTTEAATTTMQSNNTTIQNNTTVTTIQSNTTIPPTAIQNTTTTIIQNNTTATTIQSSTTIPLTTIQNTTTTITIIQNNTTATTIQSNTTIPPTAIQNTTTTITIIQNNTTAATSTVQNTNTTAATTSLQSNTIVATTTIHNNTTAATTPLQNIDTASVTASRATTSRAITDDAGRSMTTSTSLIAANDGGKNTGILNTSPSNRARFIRDVQSSTSSGLFQGLEVSCAKKTQIRKTNCLVTLAVKQDVLPCCILKTLCTAKENSSDIHIEAKRANRLTPLGDNCSRDHLEENICLYNSTNSTCQDSEFRAPPCGSDMNKHCSCLSYCNGTDAYYTLEISIKDPEMNLSYPLLLISQLNQSCSPTENVSCPLSTIASEYKNTSLDCGQAAADPQICRVIIHLAQEVPICNVSAAVTAVFQSQENITFDGLTTRAAICGHSNASENPLDSQLTWMNTNLQHADFCTAYFFTDECQAGHNVVVELKDQCVPTMSSTATPDVTTTQPNITSTSTPSPPVDTTTASPGTSSNDTESQASALLELTSDVSRLNASQVDQLVSQLEDLLSGPNVSVTLANISIHIVSNLLGASAETLAQSSNRIIKIVETVGFKVVLEGESQTLLAPAVALSAKAVDGSNFQEVFFSISDPSNVQVRGDSRLRRNVKNDSSVPQGSITLPPSLTQNLTLEEQQLASRVHFNFYQKSTVFQDRSLGTRRLISGILGASVANMTVTGLQEDVVIRLKNTEPVPANYVASCVFWDFALNDRSGGWNSNGCRVQNSSDDVTVCGCNHLTSFAILLDLARQPLTSRVQATILTFITYIGCGVSAIFLSLTLLTYLAFGKLRKDVPSKILIQLCLALLLLNLVFLVDAWLALYPDATGLCISTAWFLHYFLLVAFTWMGLEAMHMYLAIIKVFNSYISHYMLRFSVVGWGVPMIVVIIVIAVDKDNYGLVSYGRFSDGTTDDFCWLRNDIAFYVAVVAYFCVIFLFNFIMFLAVLVQVCRMKRQNPHNSHHRTTGQDLRSVVGITFLLGLTWGFAFFAWGPVNLPFMYLFAICNSFQGFFIFVFHCAVKDVVRRQWQMYLCCGKMRLAENSEWSRTATQKTGKRVPSRPSSSQSSTSSFLGHNSDLTQGIGSPLDDRIITADEEHRADVILNRNQLE, encoded by the exons GCTGGTTCTGCTCACAG GTCTTGTTTCCTGTAATCAGACCTCCACGACACCACCCTCTGTGGCAGGTGTGCTATACTACTTCATTGACATCACTGTTGATGTGACTGGGCCCACGAAGAATGAATCGGAAATTACTTCCTGG CTCCAACAGGTGTTCCAAACCAAGCTGGAGAGTTGCATTTCTCCATACGATGAACATAACTCAACCGCAACACCAACTGCATTGCCAACCACATCTGCAAACGGGACGACAACATTGTCACAAGGCCACAGCTCAAGTTCACcgacaaaaaatgtgactcaaAGCACCTCCGCAACCACATTGCAGACCAGTAACACCACTGAGGCAGCAACCACAACAATGCAGAGCAACAACACCACAATACAGAACAACACTACTGTAACTACAATACAAAGCAATACAACAATACCTCCAACTGcaatacaaaacacaactaCAACCATAATACAGAACAACACTACTGCAACTACAATACAAAGCAGTACAACAATACCTCTAACCACAATACAAAACACGACTACAACTATAACCATAATACAAAACAACACTACTGCAACTACAATACAAAGCAATACAACAATACCTCCAACTGCAATACAAAACACGACTACAACTATAACCATAATACAGAACAACACTACTGCTGCCACATCCACTGTACAAAACACCAACACCACTGCAGCCACAACCTCATTACAAAGCAACACGATTGTTGCTACAACCACCATACACAACAACACTACTGCAGCTACAACTCCATTACAAAACATTGACACAGCTAGTGTCACAGCAAGTAGAGCTACAACAAGTAGAGCTATAACAGATGATGCTGGCCGCAGCATGACCACTAGCACCAGTTTGATTGCAGCCAACGATGGAGGTAAAAATACGGGAATATTAAATACCAGTCCATCAAACAGGGCACGTTTTATTCGGGATGTACAAAGCAG caCGTCCAGTGGTTTATTCCAG GGACTTGAAGTCTCCTGTGCCAAGAAGACTCAAATAAG AAAGACCAACTGCTTGGTGACGTTGGCAGTGAAGCAGGACGTGCTGCCATGTTGCATCCTAAAAACGCTCTGTACAGCGAAGGAAAATTCATCAGATATTCACATAGAGGCAAAGAGAGCAAATCGTTTGA CTCCCTTGGGTGACAACTGCAGCCGTGATCATCTGGAGGAAAACATCTGTCTTTATAATTCAACCAATTCAACATG TCAAGATTCAGAGTTTAGGGCGCCACCGTGTGGTTCAG ATATGAATAAACACTGCAGCTGCTTGTCTTACTGCAATGGGACTG ATGCATATTACACTTTAGAAATATCAATAAAAGACCCTGAGATGAACCTCTCCTACCCTTTGTTGCTG ATTTCCCAGTTGAACCAAAGTTGCTCTCCAACAGAGAA TGTCTCCTGCCCTTTGTCCACCATTGCTTCTGAATACAAG AATACCAGTTTGGACTGTGGACAGGCTGCAGCAGA CCCTCAGATTTGCAGAGTCATTATACACTTGGCACAGGAAGTTCCCATCTGTAACGTGTCAGCAGCCGTAACAGCAGTGTTTCAGTCACAGGAGAACATTACATTTGATGGCCTAACAACCAGGGCAG CTATTTGTGGCCATTCTAATGCCAGTGAGAATCCACTGGACTCCCAGTTGACGTGGATGAACACTAACCTCCAGCATGCAGACTTTTGTACAGCCTACTTCTTCACTGACGAGTG TCAAGCAGGGCATAACGTGGTGGTAGAGCTGAAGGACCAATGCGTTCCCACAATGTCGAGCACAGCCACTCCAGATGTGACAACCACACAACCAAACATAACCTCCACCAGCACACCTTCACCCCCGGTGGACACAACAACAGCATCGCCCGGCACATCCTCCAACGACACCGAGAGCCAAGCCAGTGCTCTCCTTGAGCTGACCTCTGATGTGTCCAGACTCAACGCCAGTCAGGTGGACCAGCTTGTGTCTCAGCTGGAGGATCTGTTGTCGGGTCCCAACGTCAGCGTGACTCTGGCCAACATATCCATCCACATCGTTAGCAACCTGTTGGGCGCCTCTGCTGAGACGCTAGCCCAATCCTCTAACAG AATTATTAAGATTGTTGAAACGGTGGGCTTCAAGGTGGTCCTTGAAGGTGAAAGCCAGACTCTCCTGGCCCCTGCTGTGGCTCTGTCTGCCAAAGCAGTGGATGGGAGTAACTTTCAGGAAGTCTTCTTCTCCATCTCAGACCCCAGCAATGTACAG GTCCGTGGGGATTCCAGGCTCAGAAGGAACGTGAAGAATGACTCGTCCGTCCCTCAGGGCTCCATCACGCTCCCACCCTCTCTAACCCAAAATCTTACCTTGGAGGAGCAGCAGCTGGCCTCCAGAGTCCACTTCAACTTCTACCAGAAAAGCACCGTATTTCAG GACAGATCTTTAGGAACACGGAGACTCATCAGCGGCATCCTGGGTGCTAGTGTTGCAAACATGACAGTGACAGGCCTCCAGGAAGATGTTGTAATTCGCCTGAAGAACACTGAGCCAGTTCCC GCTAATTATGTGGCTTCATGTGTCTTCTGGGACTTTGCATTAAATG ACAGAAGCGGTGGTTGGAATTCCAACGGATGTCGTGTTCAAAACAGCAGCGATGATGTAACCGTTTGTGGCTGCAACCATCTCACCAGCTTTGCTATCCTGCTG GACCTCGCCAGGCAGCCTCTAACCAGTCGAGTCCAGGCCACCATCCTGACCTTCATCACATACATTGGCTGTGGGGTCTCCGCCATCTTCCTGTCTTTGACCCTCCTCACATACTTGGCCTTTGG CAAACTGCGCAAGGACGTCCCGTCTAAAATCCTGATCCAGCTATGCCTGGCTCTCCTGCTGCTCAACCTGGTCTTCCTGGTGGACGCTTGGCTAGCTCTGTACCCAGATGCCACGGGCCTCTGTATCTCCACCGCCTGGTTCCTTCACTACTTCCTGCTGGTGGCCTTCACCTGGATGGGCTTGGAGGCGATGCACATGTACCTGGCCATCATCAAGGTCTTCAACTCCTACATCTCCCACTATATGCTCAGGTTCTCTGTTGTGGGCTGGGGTGTGCCCATGATCGTGGTCATAATAGTCATAGCTGTGGACAAGGACAACTATGGCCTGGTGTCCTACGGGAGGTTTTCTGATGGCACAACTGATGACTT CTGCTGGCTGAGAAATGACATCGCCTTCTATGTGGCGGTGGTGGCCTACTTCTGCGTCATTTTCCTCTTCAACTTCATTATGTTCCTCGCGGTGCTGGTCCAGGTGTGCCGGATGAAACGCCAGAACCCACACAACTCCCACCACCGCACTACAGGCCAGGACTTACGAAGTGTGGTGGGCATCACATTCTTGCTTGGCCTCACTTGGGGCTTTGCGTTCTTTGCCTGGGGGCCCGTCAACCTGCCCTTCATGTACCTCTTTGCCATATGCAACTCCTTCCAAG ggttttttatatttgttttccaCTGTGCGGTGAAAGACGTGGTGAGGAGACAGTGGCAGATGTATCTCTGCTGTGGCAAAATGAGACTGGCGGAAAACTCGG AATGGAGTCGCACAGCAACACAGAAGACGGGAAAGAGGGTGCCGTCTCGTCCCTCCTCGTCACAGTCCAGTACATCGTCTTTCCTTGGTCACAACTCGGACCTGACTCAAGGAATAG GAAGTCCATTGGATGACAGAATCATTACAGCTGATGAAGAACACAGGGCGGATGTCATCCTCAACAGAAACCAATTGGAATAA